In the genome of Lathyrus oleraceus cultivar Zhongwan6 chromosome 4, CAAS_Psat_ZW6_1.0, whole genome shotgun sequence, the window CATTGCACCATAAAATAATTGAACCCCTTGAATGGTTAATGAACTGAAACCTTTTAAATCAATCAATTCTAATTCAATTTAAAACCGGTTCATAACCAATTTTTTTTATAAACTTCTTTAATTATAtaaataacttttttttataaaaagaagaagaattatTGAGAATAAGAAAAATGGAAATTAAAAAGTATTTctaattatgaaaaataaaaaatattttattgaaaattacaaataaaattataaaaaaaagtatagtttttttagaaaaataattttttttgtattccataaaataaaaaatattgtttttctgaaaataattatttttttattcattaaaaaaatacaattaaatttggaataaaataattactttttcagaaaaataaaaaattatagttttttgaaataaaaaaatatttttttagaaaaataaaaaattattccttttttaaataaaaaattctggatttttttttgaaaaataaaaattccaaaataaaaatacTTTTTGTAGTGAAATTATTTCccaaattttaaaatttattacTCTAAAACTTTTTACATagaaaaaatatataattttttattctGAAATTACTTTTTTTGCAAAAAAAAGTATTCTGGTTTTTTTTCCcgaaaaattaaaattaaaataattttttttaaaaaaaatatgttCTTTTACtgttaaaataaaaaatttaatttaatttttataaataaaagattttttttaaataaatattttcaaatattataaaaaaagaattttaaatttattattttttatgaaattaaaaaaattgattttaaaagaGTTCAAATTATAAAATTGGTTTATAATTGCAAACCGATTATAAACTAGTTTTATAAACACAAACTAATTATAAACTAGTTTTAAACGAATTGAAACTATTTTAACAGTTAATTGCATTTTTATTGAAATGGTTATTATAAACTGAACTTAATTATAAATGTGGTTTGGTCCAGTGCAGTTCATGAACCATGAACATCCCTAGGTCAAAAGACATTTTCTTTGGGGGAGGGGTCCAAGGGTGAGAACAAGATTGCATGGGTCAAACGGTAGGATTTGTGTCGAGCAAAGGTTTTGGAAGGATTAAGTGTTATCAACTTGAGGCGGTGTAATTTGGCTCTCCTTAGCAAGTGGAGTTGGAAACTCATGGAAGTGCATGTGGAAGGAGGTTGTTTCTAAGAGGTATAGTTTTTGGTGGCGAGGTCGCGTCAAAGGGGTAGGGACGGGAATCTCATAAGGGTTTTTCTCTAGTTGCGGATGTGTCTTTTCTTGGCTCTAAAGTTGTAGACTCTTCAGATTGGTTCGCATCCTCAATTTGTAAATAGGTTAGGAACATGTTTAATACCAATTATTCAATGATGAGTGATTGTGGACGGATCAAATCTTTGTTATTTATGAGTGTATGTTTCTTATTTTTGAGAAAAATAATCAACAGGTGGGTAGAATAGGATACTAGGAATGAGGTACTTGGATTTAGAATTTTAGGTGGAGGTGGATCTTACGTATTTTGGAGGAGGACATGTTGGGTGGTCTGATCAGTACTATGGAAGGAATGATTAAGAAGGGTTAGAAGGATGTTTTAGGTTGGTCTCATGATCCTAAGGACATGTTCTTGTTTCATTCAACTTATCATCTTATGTCCTCCTCTGAGGTGGGAGAAAAGCGTAGGTCTCATTGTGTTATTTTGGGACATGCCAATTATTGGAATAGATGTGCGCCTTCTAAGGTTTTAGTTTTTTCTTAGCTATTGTTGCATGAGAAGCTATCTACATGGATAAGCCTTAGCAAGGGTGGAGTTATTCAGGTGGAAGTGTGGTGGGGTGTGTAATGTGTAGTGTGTCAAAGGCAGAATGATTAAGTGGATCATCTCTTTGTTGTGTCATAATACGTCTTCCTTTGGTATAAGGTTTGAACATTCCTTGAATTTTTCAATtactctttatatatatatatatatatatatatatatatatatatatatatatatatatatatatatatatatatatatatatgaacaAAAACTATTGAAAGTAAAAATATAGTAATAATTATAATGACAAATGCTTCCCGAGAAATTGAGAATATATTATCAATAAAGGTagtgtattttattttattttttagtgttattataatttatttgacatttataGCTCTTATTCTATCATATTCAGTATTTGTTTAGGGACATTTCTCACTCTTGCCAGGTCCACCAAAGTAAATGTGATCCCCCCACTTTGGGCTAGTCTTTCCTTGTATATTATAACAATTTGGATTTGATGCTAAATATGTGGGATTTGCTAACGGAATCAAGTTGTCATCAGAATCTATAACTTGCATATTTCTAATATATGCAGCTTTTCCCCAACCCTCTTCAGCAAAGTGACCACTCCCCATAGCCGTGGAAGTATGAGAACCTCTTGATTTTGCATTCACTATTTCTCCACCAAAATGAACTTCATCTGCATGATACTTCAAGTGTGTGAACAAGGGGGCTGGCCAGTACCCAATTGTAGTTCCATCTCCATCTCCATATCCAAGCAACCAATTTCCAGTGTTTTTATCCTTcacacaaaaataaaaacataatcAAAGTTAGAGTACATTATTTGATTTCACCGAGAGCGGAACAATGTAGATATTACCTTCGATATCTTTAGAGTAATAGAAAATTGTTGTCCTTTATACGAAGAAAGTTTTGGGAGTTCAGCACCAATTGGAAAATCTTGGTTAGTGTGAACAAAGCCTGGACACCATAAATTGTGGCACCCGGTGCTTTTATATGCATCAGCctgcaaatatttgtttgataTGATGTTTGTAATTTTCTTACAAATTCATAAATTATTTGAATTTATTTTCTTACCGTCCAATAAATAAAAAATCTAGGACGATCGTCTCCGTAGAGTCGCGGGTAGATCTGCATAAAATTAGATTGGTTGGTTAATATAAAAGATTAAAATAATAGAAAACGTAAATTGGAAATGATCATATTAGACGGTAAAATTCTTCCTGAAAGATATTTCTTATCATCTCGTCGGAATGCTTTTGGATAAATATGTTTTATTTGAATGCATTATTAATGTAAagatatatataaaaaaataaagaTATTGTTGTTCAACATGTTGAGTTAGTAGGAAAAGGAAAAGAGTGAATGATAATAACTAACATGCCAACCAGCTTCAATGGAATTGAGATCTTTTCCATATGAACCAGAGACGAGCCACATTTGAGACAAGCTGAATTCATTTTGACTATCCAGATGGGGGCTCCAAATGTTGAAGGTAGCTTTTGCTCCAAAGAACTCATCCTTGTCCACTAAAGCAACTGCATGCTGTTCAACAATAACAAGAACAGATTTTATAACTTCGATGAAAACCCAAAAATACAAGGAAAAAATTGAATATGCACATAAAAATCTTAGTAGCTCACCCAATGATTTTACTTGTGATTATGTcatttcaattaaaaaaaaattatttcaaaagGATACATTAAAAAATACTACAGATTTTAATTATTATGAAGTGATAGTGTAAAGGAGTTTTATATTTTCCGAATACCACAACCATTCATATGAAAAATATAAAAGAATTAACTGTTGTGATTAACTAACTGTGTAAAATATAAATATCATAGGAATCCTTATGTACCATAAAAAAAAATACACAAATGAAAAAAAGAAAGATATTGATAGAGAAATTATCGAGTTTAAGTGATTGCATACTTCATGAGGAAAGCGATTAGCAGCCTTTGTTCCAAAGCTATCAATAGAGTAAGCTCTTAACATGTCTTGTTCTGTTACTCTTCTAACTGGAACTGTTCCTTCGGGACATGATTCACCATATAAGCCCCATAATTTAAAGTCACTCGTATTGTCGATTTGATTATGCTCTTTTAGACTTTTTGGAGGATCCTGTATATAAAAATATGCCAAAAAAAAATCTTTTATAAGGTTGAAATATAATAGCATTCTTAActtaaaaattaattaatttcaatttttttgttatttataTTAGCAAAACAAAGAATATACCATTGGTTTCTGTCCTTTCAATAAAGGATGATCAAAAGCTAATTGTTTATGAATCAAAACACAATCTATGATATCACCATTTGGAACCTGCAAAAGAGAGCGCAAAAGTTAGGCTTCAAGACTAAAAAATGTGTTTGGATAAATTAATATTTCTCCATGATTATTTATCCATTTAAATAcattttatatttaatttttcatatatAGTTCACACGAAAAACATTGTCGAAAAAAGATATTTGGAGGATTTGAAAAATTTAAGCCCATGTTTGCAACATTTTAAAAAATTTGATAAACAAATGtgattattttaaaattttgaaatatATACCGACAAGATTCATATTTTATAATCTAATAAGTTTCAAATTATTAGGCTTATGTGATATTATATATTCAGATTTAACAAAACACCTTTTGATTTCAAATAATGTGATTTATAATGTACACTTTGAATTATAATCTTAAATTATATTACATCTGAAAATTCATTCATCCAACAGAATAATTAATGAtgttaaaaaaattattttaacATACCTGAATTGTCTTAACCGCAGGCTTGTTGATTTGTCGAAGACGTGTAGCTATTGTCTTTTTCAATTTTTGAAGTTCTTGCTCTGATCGAAaagtttgattgattgattgttgATTTCGTGTTTCTAAAGAATTAATAGGAGAAACAAATGAAACAACAATAAAAATGTATATGAGGAGACAACTGATTGAAGAGCTAAAGACCATTTTTGGTTTGTGTTGTCTTCTTACATTAACTAAACAAGCTTTTGTGTTTCTAGATTTTGATTTCTGCTTCAAAAAAGGTCTAAATCCATATAGACAGAAATATCAATATGACTAGAAGAGTAACGAGAAATTCAATTTATTGTGCTAGCACCAAAGAAATATATATAGATAGAGAGACACACCAAGCTTCATATTTATAATATATTATGTTAAAGTGTATATTTCTTCATTGAATAAAAAGAATCCTAAACACAAATTAggaagaaaataaaaataaaaatatttaatattttacTAATACATAATTAGTAAATACAATACTTTTTAAAGTAATCGAATCATTTTTGGTCAAATTTATTTAGTAAAATATTTATGAATATGTTCAATGCATCTTTAATTATATATATAGGAGGTCACTATTGGATTATATTACACTGGTTTATCATTAAACAAAAGAAATCAAAAATattgattaaaaaaataaatattttcaaagaATATTTTATACTTTATTAATAGATAATTATTCAATATTATACCATTTAATAATCAAATTATTTTTGGTCAAActaattattaaaatatttacGAAATACTACTACGAAAAAATAATTTTACATCAGTTGAAAAAATGATTTTACCTCGGTTTATTATGCGAGGTAAAGAAAAATATCATGAAAAATACgtcattttttatgtttgttAAACTAATATTTGTGAGAAAAAATTGTAATGGTCATAAATTCCATTTCCAACAATAATATATTTCTATTTACAAAATTGCAAAGTGTGCACAACTTTTTGTCTTAGTATCCGAGGTGAAATATAAgtatttattttaattaatattttcTATTAAGGGAAAAAACATTAATATTTCGAAATAAATAATTTTCCAAAACATTTTACATTTTACTAATATATAATTATTCAAGATTATTCTTTTTAAGTAATCAAAACACTTTTTGTCAACAATATGcttttaaatatatattttattggATAAATTTGCTTTTAAAAGGATAACTTTTTAAAAAAGAAATACAGGAACCCCAAAATCATGAAACATCTAAATAATAAATTCATACAAGCCTAAATGAATTTGAATAATGCCCTTTAACTCGCAAAATCAATATTGGTCGAAAAAGTCATGAATTGCAAAATTCACATAGGGGTAGAAACACAACATACTTTCAATGGCTGGTTAAAATTAAGAGTATCCTAAAATGAGTATCTATGATAGGAAATTTGGAATTAACTCATAATTAGCCTCGCCTCATTGAGCACCACATTCTCACTTACTTTCACTACAagaaaaaaaaaaacattttagCTTCAATATTTTAGCGTCAGCCCTAATGCCAACGCAATTAATGTCGGATTTAATTCATCAACGGTGGACGTAATAGgtttattttttaaattttttatttttaaatttatttaacTATAGCCTCGGCCTTGGCCGAAGCTAATCAATTAAGAGATTAATtcctttaattatttatttatatacttatttaattttattattgtTAGTTATACACTACTAGAATATGTCATTTTAGCCTCCAAGTTTAGAGTCGACCACTAACACGGACACTATTAGTGTCGGCTAAGCCTACGTTAACGGACTCTATTTAAGTACCTTTTTTAAAACCGATTTTTTTTTATTAGTGTCAGCCATTCCGACTCTACTTGTTTTGTTATctttaaataatatttaattaatttatttagaGTCGGTGCGATCGATTCCATTGCGTAGCATTATTTTTTAATTACTATTTATTTACTTAGATTCCGCTAAGCCGAGTCTATTTACtttataaattttaaattatATTTTGTTCTATTATTATAGTCGGCGTGGCTGATTCTATTTAATCACATATTTcttttaattctattttttatttaaatcaaTTAGTTAGAGCCGGCTCTTCCGACACTATTTAATAACATAAacttttgttttatttatttagttaGTTAGAGtctatatattttatttttaaatattttactTATTATTTAGAGTTCGTATGGCCGACTCTATTCTTATAACATAtactttttttatttatttatctataatatatatatatatatatatatatatatatatatatatatatatatatatatatatatatatatatatatatatatatatatatatatatatatatatatataattcttaaatattttattta includes:
- the LOC127135412 gene encoding uncharacterized protein LOC127135412, which codes for MVFSSSISCLLIYIFIVVSFVSPINSLETRNQQSINQTFRSEQELQKLKKTIATRLRQINKPAVKTIQVPNGDIIDCVLIHKQLAFDHPLLKGQKPMDPPKSLKEHNQIDNTSDFKLWGLYGESCPEGTVPVRRVTEQDMLRAYSIDSFGTKAANRFPHEHAVALVDKDEFFGAKATFNIWSPHLDSQNEFSLSQMWLVSGSYGKDLNSIEAGWHIYPRLYGDDRPRFFIYWTADAYKSTGCHNLWCPGFVHTNQDFPIGAELPKLSSYKGQQFSITLKISKDKNTGNWLLGYGDGDGTTIGYWPAPLFTHLKYHADEVHFGGEIVNAKSRGSHTSTAMGSGHFAEEGWGKAAYIRNMQVIDSDDNLIPLANPTYLASNPNCYNIQGKTSPKWGDHIYFGGPGKSEKCP